The Ciconia boyciana chromosome 2, ASM3463844v1, whole genome shotgun sequence genome has a segment encoding these proteins:
- the LOC140647643 gene encoding DGAT1/2-independent enzyme synthesizing storage lipids-like: protein MIDRKESCASGQIQMTDLSCLAYVLEEWTVVEYLKKYLLHVVIASLTMSAILVFFIVPLTILFFIYLTNILLLIYQRNSEVKADPLSDVWDSARKTIASFWDIYARIWHGYELHGVENLPEGPGILVYYHGAIPVDYLYFLSRLFLWKKRLCLSVADHFVFRLPGLKLLLEVTGVMPGTREECLIALKNGHLVSVSPGGVREALFSDESYQLIWGNRKGFAQVALDAKVPIIPMYTQNVREGYRMLKERRFFRQLYESTRLPFTPPYGGLPVKFRTYIGEPIPYDPNITTEELVEKTKTAVQALISKHQTIPGSIWKALLERFDKRCKSD, encoded by the exons ATGATAGATAGAAAAGAATCCTGTGCTTCAGGACAGATACAGATGACGGACCTAAGCTGCCTTGCCTATGTTCTGGAAGAATGGACTGTTGTGGAGTACCTGAAGAAATACCTTCTTCATGTGGTCATCGCCTCACTGACAATGAGTGCAATATTAGTTTTTTTTATAGTTCCTTTAACAATCCTCTTTTTCATTTACCTTactaatattttgcttttaatatatCAGAGGAACAGTGAGGTAAAAGCAGATCCCTTGAGTGATGTTTGGGATAGTGCAAGGAAAACTATAGCAAGCTTTTGGGATATATATGCAAGAATATGGCATG GTTATGAGCTTCATGGTGTGGAAAACCTACCAGAAGGACCAGGCATTCTTGTGTATTACCATGGAGCTATTCCTGTAGACTACCTTTACTTTTTGTCTAGGCTGTTCCTCTGGAAGAAGAGACTTTGTCTGTCAGTAGCTGATCATTTTGTCTTTCGTTTACCAG GACTTAAATTATTGTTGGAAGTGACAGGTGTTATGCCAGGCACAAGGGAGGAGTGTCTCATTGCACTGAAGAATGGACACTTGGTGTCTGTCTCACCAGGTGGAGTTAGAGAAGCACTATTCAGTGACGAAAGTTATCAACTCATATGGGGAAATCGAAAAGGCTTTGCTCAGGTTGCTCTAGATGCAAAAGTG CCCATCATTCCAATGTATACTCAAAATGTCCGGGAAGGATATAGGATGCTTAAAGAAAGAA gattttttagACAGTTGTATGAAAGTACTCGATTGCCATTTACGCCTCCGTACGGAGGACTTCCAGTTAAATTTCGCACATACATTGGGGAGCCAATCCCTTATGATCCGAATATAACTACAGAGGAATTAGTTGAAAAG acGAAGACTGCTGTCCAGGCTCTCATAAGCAAGCACCAAACAATCCCAGGCAGCATATGGAAAGCTTTACTGGAGCGATTTGATAAACGTTGTAAAAGTGATTAG